A section of the Triticum dicoccoides isolate Atlit2015 ecotype Zavitan chromosome 7A, WEW_v2.0, whole genome shotgun sequence genome encodes:
- the LOC119332406 gene encoding uncharacterized protein LOC119332406 — protein sequence MGASSGPRRSSGQEPDGTGDGADRISALPDDVLLLVLARLPCAAAAARTGVLSRRWRGLWARLRQIVLRDVPFPSIEAALGRVPPPPPAVSLLKIRVPQRQRRSWGFPNPNPKKHRVDSAGVNSLLRAAARLEPESLEFRLPAGLIGRSRLAVDLPRFDGATSIALDFASPFSLRVPAGAEFPALEALSLTYCITDLDALLSCCPRLRTLRLCRALFPNHKCDVRVSSPSLQELVVCRELSLTQRVVIVAPVLKQLSMSFSTMELIGTSVLAPLVEKVSWHCYYLGPYVVFGLWGINKVRLRLQTADTQEQISSLQIHAWADTSLLHAEAGNFTQEIEKHMVAAFSVLELHLTAKGHAFGAFVFHFLGMDRIRTATRRLKVVLERSAMKGGCLPLCPCEFPNWKSQIICLAALEEVEFNGFEGKDHEFDLLKLIIGCAPMLKRMIVKLSQETSASNDGCAKIHNIFKACSSVECDVYDSSGLMFGCFN from the exons ATGGGGGCGAGCTCggggcctcgccggagttcgggccaggAGCCAGATGGCACGGGCGACGGAGCGGACCGAATCAGCGCCCTCCCCGACGAcgtgctcctcctcgtcctcgcccgcctcccttgcgccgccgccgccgcccgcaccggAGTCCTCTCCCGCCGGTGGCGCGGCCTCTGGGCCCGCCTCCGCCAGATCGTCCTCCGCGACGTGCCCTTCCCCTCGATCGAGGCGGCGCTCGGCCGcgtccctcctccgccgcccgcggtTTCCCTCCTCAAGATCCGCGTCCCCCAGAGGCAGCGGCGCAGCTGGGGCTTTCCCAATCCCAACCCCAAGAAGCACCGGGTAGACAGCGCCGGCGTCAACTCTCTGCTCCGCGCCGCCGCGCGGCTCGAGCCGGAGAGTCTCGAATTCCGCCTCCCCGCCGGCTTAATCGGCCGTTCCCGCCTCGCCGTCGACCTGCCTCGCTTCGACGGCGCCACGTCCATCGCGCTGGActtcgcctcccccttctccctccGCGTGCCGGCCGGCGCCGAGTTCCCCGCACTCGAGGCGCTGTCCCTGACGTACTGCATCACCGACCTCGACGccttgctctcctgctgcccgcgcCTGCGCACGCTCCGCCTCTGCAGGGCTTTGTTTCCCAACCATAAGTGCGACGTCAGGGTCAGCTCCCCGTCGCTGCAGGAGCTCGTTGTGTGCCGCGAGCTCAGCCTGACACAGCGTGTCGTCATCGTCGCGCCCGTGCTTAAGCAATTGAGCATGTCATTTAGCACGATGGAGCTGATCGGCACCTCTGTCTTGGCACCATTGGTGGAAAAGGTTTCGTGGCACTGCTATTACTTGGGGCCGTATGTTGTGTTTGGTCTTTGGGGCATCAACAAGGTGCGGCTGCGGCTGCAGACAGCAGACACACAAGAACAGATATCCTCGCTGCAAATTCATGCCTGGGCG GACACGTCTCTTTTGCACGCCGAGGCGGGCAACTTCACGCAGGAGATAGAGAAACATATGGTTGCCGCCTTCTCTGTTTTAGAGCTGCATCTCACAGCAAAGGGGCATGCTTTTGGAGCGTTTGTGTTTCATTTCCTTGGGATGGATCGGATTCGTACTGCTACGCGGAGGCTTAAGGTCGTCCTAGAGAGATCAGCG ATGAAAGGAGGATGCCTGCCACTTTGTCCTTGTGAGTTTCCGAACTGGAAGTCCCAAATTATCTGCTTGGCTGCTCTCGAAGAAGTGGAGTTCAATGGCTTCGAAGGAAAGGATCATGAGTTTGATTTACTGAAATTGATAATCGGATGTGCACCGATGCTAAAAAGAATGATTGTGAAGCTGTCACAAGAGACCTCGGCAAGTAATGATGGATGCGCAAAGATACACAACATCTTCAAGGCATGTTCTTCTGTGGAATGTGATGTTTATGACAGCTCTG GGCTAATGTTTGGTTGCTTCAACTGA